One Citricoccus sp. K5 DNA window includes the following coding sequences:
- a CDS encoding ABC transporter permease codes for MSAEIPLATHTNLPDSPTGAAQANRAVSPKGPSGSQRPRPASKRATGALKGLFFIAALPVLLVLIWYISTAVGEKNFFVPTPALLVETFFATWTGDRITTDVIPSLTRLLIGIAGSIVIGIVGGLLIGSVRWLRALTEPTLEFFRAIPPTVLIPVLMLLIGIGDDMKIAVIISGAVWPILLNTIEGVRSMDEVLADTTHTYGIKGFNRVRYLILPSAMPQIMAGIRQSLSIALILMVISEMFAASSGLGFTIVQFQRSFAIPEMWSGIVLLGIIGVIMSFIFQLIERNVLRWYHGLREIENAA; via the coding sequence CCGGGGCCGCCCAGGCCAACCGGGCCGTCTCCCCGAAGGGCCCTTCGGGGTCCCAGCGGCCCCGCCCTGCCTCCAAGCGCGCCACCGGGGCGCTGAAGGGCCTGTTCTTCATCGCAGCCCTGCCCGTGCTGCTGGTGCTGATCTGGTACATCTCCACCGCGGTGGGGGAGAAGAACTTCTTCGTGCCCACCCCGGCACTGCTGGTGGAGACCTTCTTCGCCACCTGGACCGGGGACCGGATCACCACGGACGTGATCCCCTCGCTGACCCGCCTGCTGATCGGCATCGCCGGCTCGATCGTCATCGGCATCGTCGGCGGCCTGCTGATCGGTTCTGTCCGGTGGCTGCGGGCGTTGACCGAGCCCACCCTGGAATTCTTCCGGGCCATCCCGCCGACCGTGCTGATCCCCGTGCTGATGCTGCTGATCGGCATCGGTGACGACATGAAGATCGCGGTGATCATCTCCGGGGCGGTCTGGCCGATCCTGCTGAACACCATCGAGGGTGTGCGGTCCATGGACGAGGTCCTGGCGGACACCACGCACACCTACGGAATCAAGGGCTTCAACCGGGTCCGCTACCTCATTCTCCCGTCAGCCATGCCGCAGATCATGGCCGGCATCCGCCAGTCACTGTCCATCGCACTGATCCTGATGGTCATCTCCGAGATGTTCGCCGCCTCCTCCGGGCTGGGCTTCACGATCGTGCAGTTCCAGCGCTCCTTCGCGATCCCGGAGATGTGGTCCGGCATCGTGCTGCTGGGCATCATCGGCGTGATCATGTCCTTCATCTTCCAGCTGATCGAGCGCAACGTGCTGCGCTGGTACCACGGCCTCAGGGAGATCGAGAATGCAGCCTGA
- a CDS encoding Pls/PosA family non-ribosomal peptide synthetase, translating to MPQDHRNATANDERTTKTSGAGRGNAVLTAETEHGHAQDPSLTDDLACYSGGPAAAPRTLVDILRETIASYPGAQAVDDGTTALSYAEFGERVDEMARRLWSMDIGAGDRVGIRVPSGSIDLYVAILGALTAGAAYVPVDADEPDERAGTVWAEARVCAVVTEGLTISARPGVATVGGAPEPHPEDDAWIIFTSGSTGKPKGVAITHRSAAAWADAEAQMFLEGEPLTRGDRVLAGLSVAFDASCEEMWLAWRSGACLVPAPRSLVRSGEDLGPWLVERRITAVSTVPTLAAMWPQEALDNIRLLIFGGEALPGELVTRLAGPGRELWNTYGPTEATVIACGAALDADSPVSIGLPLRGWELAVVDSEGNPVRWGETGELIIGGVGLGRYLDADKDAEKYAPMPALGWERAYRSGDLVVAEPDGLLFAGRVDDQIKLGGRRIELGEIDDTLSRLPGVAAGAAAVQSTPSGNKVLAGYLLPEPGTTLDLAALRRRLAEQLPAQLVPALAVMDELPLKTSGKVDRKALPWPVQQADGSGHQLSGTEGWIADLWAELLGPLPLDGDSDFFASGGASLAAAHLVGKLRGQYPDVSIADIYAHPTLGALAAHLEGLESGEDEERELEPTPWWTGLVQLPVILGLYGITGLRYLTGIGIVCWVLYNVAPFPTLWVPNPPVWILITAWAVLFSLPSRIVFAAAASRLLTAGIAPGTYPRGGAVHLRIWTAERIVTFGKLEPIMGTSWGITYARLLGNRIGRDVHLDAMPPVTGLMSVGACASIEYEADLGGHWLDGDHLHVGALEIGTGARVGTRSVLMDGACLGENAEVDPGTVVSGLIPAGERWAGSQMEYIGQAGDEWPVAARPHHGRRGIQLLFPVSLFGMGLLPMVSVVPGSLVVMWTVQLQQLTLLSDVLWALAALVPVFAVITVLTFLSLVAGTVRLLSRLIVPGMHPLHSAAGWAVWLSNLLLAKTLIAVYPIYASVLTPLWFRLLGARVGRHVEISTLESIPHLTVLGDRSFMADHSMGTSARVRRGWMHVGPSSVGSRSFVGNSAVVGPDRNVPDRSLVAVLSSAPRDMPEASNFFGRPAVELPRPVDGADSGLTYDPPTKLVAARAAVEAFRLLPFMIAAWLALAAVWVISEILDNGGFWAAVALSGLVMLASSTVACAIALVAKWALVGRFKPGRHALWTSFIWRNELADVFSESLAVPGLVRMSLGTPMLNIWLRLMGAKVGRRVWCETWWLPEFDVIEIGHGVSINRGTVLQTHLFHDRIMRIDPVRMEDRSTLGPNSVLLPGSVVEDGATVGPGSLVMAQETVPAHGRWAGNPISRWDRKWTASAGPSVAAPAPSDPVPSGSLRTDPINRTTTTEGQAR from the coding sequence TTGCCGCAGGACCACCGAAATGCCACGGCGAACGATGAACGGACCACGAAGACCTCGGGTGCGGGACGCGGCAACGCCGTCCTGACGGCCGAAACCGAGCACGGCCATGCGCAGGATCCGTCCCTCACGGACGACCTGGCCTGCTACTCCGGTGGGCCGGCCGCCGCGCCCCGGACCCTCGTGGACATCCTGCGGGAGACCATCGCCAGTTACCCGGGGGCCCAGGCCGTGGACGACGGCACCACTGCCCTCAGCTACGCCGAGTTCGGTGAACGGGTGGACGAGATGGCCCGGCGCCTGTGGTCCATGGACATCGGCGCGGGAGACCGCGTGGGAATCCGTGTGCCCTCCGGCAGTATCGACCTCTACGTGGCGATCCTCGGGGCACTCACGGCCGGTGCCGCCTACGTGCCCGTCGACGCGGACGAGCCGGACGAGCGAGCCGGCACGGTCTGGGCCGAGGCCAGGGTGTGCGCCGTCGTGACCGAGGGCCTGACGATTTCGGCCCGGCCGGGCGTGGCCACGGTGGGCGGGGCTCCCGAGCCGCATCCGGAGGACGACGCGTGGATCATCTTCACGTCGGGCTCCACGGGCAAGCCCAAGGGCGTGGCCATCACCCACCGGTCCGCTGCGGCCTGGGCTGACGCCGAGGCGCAGATGTTCCTCGAGGGCGAGCCGCTGACGCGGGGAGACCGGGTACTGGCCGGACTGTCGGTGGCGTTCGACGCCTCATGTGAGGAGATGTGGCTGGCCTGGCGCAGCGGTGCCTGCCTGGTGCCGGCGCCACGCTCACTCGTCCGTTCCGGTGAGGACCTCGGCCCCTGGCTGGTCGAACGGCGCATCACCGCTGTCTCCACTGTGCCCACCCTGGCGGCCATGTGGCCGCAGGAGGCTCTGGACAACATCCGCCTGCTGATCTTCGGCGGTGAGGCCCTGCCGGGTGAACTCGTGACGCGGCTGGCCGGCCCGGGGCGGGAACTGTGGAACACCTACGGCCCGACCGAGGCAACCGTCATCGCCTGCGGCGCCGCGCTGGACGCGGACAGCCCGGTGTCAATCGGGCTGCCGCTGCGGGGGTGGGAGCTGGCCGTCGTCGACTCCGAGGGCAATCCGGTCCGGTGGGGCGAGACCGGTGAGCTCATCATCGGCGGCGTCGGGCTGGGACGATATCTGGACGCAGACAAGGACGCCGAGAAGTACGCCCCCATGCCGGCTCTGGGTTGGGAGCGCGCCTACCGCAGCGGCGACCTCGTGGTCGCCGAACCCGACGGGCTGCTCTTCGCCGGTCGCGTGGACGACCAGATCAAGCTCGGCGGCCGCCGCATCGAACTCGGTGAGATCGATGACACCCTGAGCCGCCTGCCCGGCGTGGCCGCCGGCGCCGCCGCCGTGCAGTCCACCCCGAGCGGGAACAAGGTCCTGGCCGGATACCTGTTGCCTGAGCCGGGAACCACCCTGGACCTGGCCGCACTGCGGCGCCGTTTGGCCGAGCAGCTTCCGGCCCAATTGGTGCCGGCGCTGGCCGTCATGGACGAGTTGCCACTGAAGACCTCCGGCAAGGTGGACCGCAAGGCCCTGCCCTGGCCGGTGCAGCAGGCCGACGGTTCGGGGCACCAGCTGAGCGGGACCGAGGGCTGGATCGCCGACCTGTGGGCTGAGCTGCTCGGCCCTCTTCCACTGGATGGGGACAGCGACTTCTTCGCCTCGGGTGGAGCCAGCCTGGCGGCGGCCCATCTCGTCGGGAAGCTGCGCGGCCAGTACCCGGACGTGTCCATCGCGGACATCTACGCCCACCCCACCCTGGGAGCGCTTGCTGCGCACCTGGAAGGCCTGGAGTCCGGCGAGGACGAGGAGCGCGAGCTCGAACCCACCCCGTGGTGGACGGGGCTGGTCCAGCTTCCCGTCATCCTGGGTCTCTACGGGATCACCGGTCTGCGGTACCTGACCGGCATCGGCATCGTGTGCTGGGTCCTGTACAACGTGGCACCCTTCCCGACCCTGTGGGTGCCCAATCCGCCGGTGTGGATCCTGATCACCGCATGGGCCGTGCTGTTCAGCCTGCCCTCACGGATCGTGTTCGCGGCGGCGGCATCGCGGCTGCTGACCGCCGGGATCGCGCCCGGGACCTATCCGCGGGGCGGGGCGGTCCACCTGAGGATCTGGACCGCCGAACGGATCGTGACCTTCGGCAAGCTGGAACCGATCATGGGGACCTCCTGGGGCATCACCTATGCCCGTCTGCTCGGCAACCGGATCGGCCGGGACGTCCACCTGGATGCCATGCCGCCGGTCACCGGCCTGATGAGCGTCGGCGCCTGCGCGTCGATCGAGTACGAGGCCGACCTGGGAGGGCATTGGCTGGACGGCGATCACCTTCACGTCGGCGCGCTGGAGATCGGCACGGGGGCCCGCGTGGGCACCCGATCCGTGCTCATGGACGGCGCGTGCCTGGGGGAGAACGCCGAGGTCGATCCCGGGACCGTGGTCTCCGGCCTGATCCCGGCTGGTGAACGCTGGGCCGGCTCGCAGATGGAGTACATCGGCCAGGCCGGTGACGAGTGGCCGGTGGCCGCGCGGCCCCATCACGGGCGCCGTGGGATCCAGCTGCTCTTTCCGGTGTCCCTGTTCGGCATGGGCCTGCTGCCGATGGTGTCGGTGGTGCCGGGATCCCTCGTGGTGATGTGGACCGTTCAGCTCCAGCAGCTGACACTGCTCTCTGACGTGCTGTGGGCCCTGGCCGCGCTGGTGCCCGTGTTCGCTGTGATCACGGTGCTGACCTTCCTGTCCCTGGTCGCGGGGACGGTCCGATTGCTGTCCCGGCTGATCGTTCCCGGAATGCACCCGTTGCATTCGGCCGCCGGCTGGGCGGTGTGGCTCAGCAACCTGTTGCTGGCCAAGACCCTCATCGCGGTCTATCCGATCTATGCCAGCGTCCTGACCCCGCTGTGGTTCCGACTCCTCGGTGCCCGGGTGGGACGCCACGTGGAGATCTCGACGCTGGAGTCGATCCCGCACCTGACCGTCCTGGGTGACAGGTCCTTCATGGCCGATCACTCGATGGGCACCTCCGCACGGGTTCGCCGGGGGTGGATGCACGTGGGCCCGTCCTCCGTGGGGAGCCGGTCCTTCGTCGGCAACTCGGCCGTCGTCGGGCCGGACCGCAACGTGCCGGACCGCTCCCTCGTGGCCGTGCTCTCCTCGGCTCCGCGGGACATGCCGGAGGCATCCAACTTCTTCGGCCGCCCAGCCGTCGAGCTGCCCCGGCCGGTCGACGGCGCTGACTCCGGATTGACCTATGACCCTCCCACGAAGCTCGTCGCCGCCCGTGCGGCCGTGGAGGCCTTCCGCCTCCTGCCATTCATGATCGCGGCCTGGCTGGCCCTGGCCGCCGTCTGGGTCATCTCCGAGATCCTGGACAACGGCGGATTCTGGGCCGCGGTGGCACTGTCAGGGCTGGTGATGCTCGCCAGCAGCACCGTGGCCTGCGCCATCGCCCTGGTCGCCAAGTGGGCCTTGGTCGGGCGGTTCAAGCCCGGGCGGCACGCCCTGTGGACCAGCTTCATCTGGCGGAACGAGCTCGCGGACGTGTTCTCCGAGTCCCTGGCGGTGCCCGGGCTGGTCCGGATGAGCCTGGGCACACCGATGCTCAACATCTGGCTGCGGCTCATGGGAGCGAAGGTCGGCCGCCGCGTGTGGTGCGAGACCTGGTGGCTGCCGGAGTTCGACGTCATCGAGATCGGCCACGGGGTCAGCATCAATCGGGGCACTGTGCTCCAGACCCACCTGTTCCACGACCGCATCATGCGGATTGACCCCGTCCGGATGGAGGATCGCTCCACCCTGGGCCCGAACAGCGTGCTGCTGCCCGGCAGCGTCGTCGAAGACGGCGCGACCGTGGGTCCCGGCTCGTTGGTCATGGCCCAGGAGACCGTCCCGGCCCACGGGCGCTGGGCCGGCAATCCCATCAGCCGCTGGGACCGGAAGTGGACCGCGTCAGCCGGCCCTTCCGTGGCCGCTCCCGCCCCGTCGGACCCCGTCCCGTCCGGCTCCCTGCGCACCGATCCGATCAACCGCACCACCACGACTGAAGGGCAAGCACGATGA
- a CDS encoding ABC transporter ATP-binding protein: MLSVRNMKKVYHTDGGDIEAVRNLTFDLPQGQLACLVGPSGSGKTTLLKCIAGLLAPSAGEVTLHGKKVTGPPKSMAVVFQEYGRSLFPWMRVRDNVELPLKNAGMDKAKRDELVDNALEAVGLAHVPKSYPWQLSGGMQQRVAIARAVAYQPQVLLMDEPFAAVDAQTRADLEDLVRSVWKKLGVSILFVTHDIDESVYLGERVIILSSSPTVIQEDVLIDLPDERDQLETRSSQRFSELRHHVYEQIQLAKKGFRPEDAIAR; this comes from the coding sequence ATGCTCTCCGTGCGGAACATGAAGAAGGTGTACCACACCGACGGCGGCGACATCGAGGCCGTCCGGAACCTGACCTTCGACCTGCCCCAGGGCCAGCTGGCCTGCCTGGTCGGGCCCTCCGGCTCGGGAAAGACCACCCTGCTCAAGTGCATCGCGGGGCTGCTGGCCCCCAGCGCCGGGGAGGTCACCCTGCACGGCAAGAAGGTCACCGGCCCGCCGAAGTCCATGGCCGTGGTCTTCCAGGAGTACGGCCGCTCCCTGTTCCCCTGGATGCGAGTGCGGGACAACGTCGAACTGCCCCTGAAGAACGCCGGGATGGACAAGGCCAAGCGGGACGAGCTCGTGGACAACGCCCTCGAGGCCGTCGGCCTGGCCCACGTGCCCAAGTCCTACCCCTGGCAGCTCTCCGGTGGCATGCAGCAGCGCGTGGCCATCGCCCGCGCCGTGGCCTATCAGCCCCAGGTGCTGCTCATGGACGAGCCCTTCGCCGCCGTGGACGCCCAGACCCGCGCCGACCTGGAGGACCTCGTCCGCAGCGTCTGGAAGAAGCTCGGCGTCTCCATCCTGTTCGTCACCCATGACATCGATGAGTCCGTCTACCTCGGCGAACGCGTCATCATCCTGTCCTCCTCACCCACCGTGATCCAGGAAGATGTCCTGATCGACCTGCCGGATGAGCGCGACCAGCTCGAGACCCGCTCCTCCCAGCGCTTCTCCGAACTCCGCCACCACGTCTACGAACAGATCCAGCTCGCCAAGAAGGGCTTCCGCCCCGAGGACGCCATCGCCCGGTAG